The proteins below are encoded in one region of Nilaparvata lugens isolate BPH chromosome X, ASM1435652v1, whole genome shotgun sequence:
- the LOC111056478 gene encoding uncharacterized protein LOC111056478, with protein MMTQTIPNHKVLMKLEDILEDQIVTQNDKEQNDLLDETTTTPKKNVRKKILNPSKWKINVRREAHQSGKEYTNKKGEKVKAKKVKNLKNCAVSCKYKCSSKICDQERSDIHLAFYTLKTSTEKRHFILNTTDRSLTARPKRIHVPVQDPKSIASDESDGSSVTDKPEKSSRRKYSFMFFFNVKSEKIQVCKKFYLGTLDISQKPIYTAHATKNMNTNTPTEDKRGKSMVNRRKPEGNVDFCHNHIESFPCIELHYCRSHTNRKYLGSHLSISKMYSLYVEDCKEKDIPPVKKSMYYRVFEMEFNLGFHIPKSDRCDVCEAYKVAKKVGTLTEEKENDFQHHQLLKTHMRESRKQEKDQKEPCSPVLLFDLQNVIMTPHADISSLFYLRKLNIYNLTAHFSVTKKVYCALWPESLSGRAGNDLASALKKILDIVIEENELTKITLWSDSCVPQNHNSIMSNAILDFIRTNPQIKNVTVKYSLPGHSCVQEVDNVHSQIEKAMRTTDFYSPIGFICLLKSVSPKNPYKIIQMKESDFKDFASTAKLLNYKTIP; from the exons ATGATGACCCAGACGATCCCAAACCACAAAGTCCTAATGAAGTTGGAAGATATTCTTGAAGATCAGATAGTCACTCAAAATGACAAGGAACAAAATGATTT ATTAGATGAGACCACAACCACTCCAAAAAAAAATGTGAGAAAGAAAATTCTGAACCCTTCTAAATGGAAAATCAATGTGAGAAGAGAGGCGCATCAGAGCGGCAAAGAGTACACCAACAAGAAAGGGGAGAAAGTAAAAgcaaaaaaagtgaaaaatctcAAAAATTGTGCAGTGTCCTGTAAGTACAAGTGCAGTTCTAAAATATGTGATCAAGAAAGATCAGACATTCATTTAGCATTCTATACTCTAAAAACTTCCACAGAGAAGAGGCATTTCATATTGAACACAACTGATAGATCCCTAACCGCTAGGCCGAAAAGGATACATGTACCTGTACAAGACCCAAAAAGTATTGCTAGTGATGAAAGTGATGGTTCCTCAGTTACTGATAAACCAGAAAAATCTTCCAGAAGAAAATACTCTTTCATGTTTTTCTTTAATGTAAAGAGTGAAAAAATTCAAGTGTGTAAGAAGTTTTACTTAGGAACCCTGGACATTTCGCAGAAGCCTATCTATACAGCTCATGCAACAAAGAACATGAACACTAACACTCCTACAGAAGATAAGAGAGGAAAAAGTATGGTGAACCGTAGAAAACCTGAAGGCAATGTTGATTTTTGTCACAATCATATTGAATCTTTTCCATGCATAGAATTGCATTATTGCCGCAGTCACACAAACCGCAAATATTTAGGCTCTCATCTGAGCATCTCAAAAATGTACAGCCTTTATGTGGAAGATTGCAAAGAAAAAGATATTCCACCAGTGAAAAAATCTATGTATTATAGAGTGTTTGAAATGGAATTCAACTTGGGGTTCCATATTCCAAAGTCAGATCGTTGTGACGTTTGTGAAGCATACAAAGTTGCCAAGAAAGTGGGAACATTgacagaagaaaaagagaatgatTTTCAACATCATCAACTTCTGAAGACACATATGAGAGAATCTCGCAAACAAGAAAAAGACCAAAAAGAGCCATGTTCTCCTGTATTACTTTTTGATCTGCAGAATGTCATCATGACCCCTCACGCAGACATCAGTAGCCTGTTTTATTTGAGAAAACTAAACATCTATAACCTCACAGCTCATTTTTCTGTAACCAAGAAGGTGTATTGTGCACTTTGGCCAGAATCACTTTCAGGTCGAGCAGGAAATGACCTAGCAAGCGCCTTGAAAAAGATTCTAGACATTGTCATCGAGGAAAATGAGCTAACCAAAATAACTCTCTGGAGTGACTCCTGTGTACCACAAAATCATAATTCCATTATGTCTAATGCCATTCTTGACTTCATTAGAACAAATCCACAGATTAAAAATGTTACTGTGAAATATTCACTGCCAGGGCACTCCTGTGTTCAGGAGGTAGATAATGTTCACAGCCAGATAGAAAAAGCCATGAGAACAACGGATTTTTATTCCCCCATTGGATTTATCTGCCTTCTAAAATCAGTCTCACCCAAAAATCCCTACAAGATTATCCAGATGAAGGAATCTGATTTCAAGGACTTTGCATCAACCGCCAAACTGCTCAACTACAAGACCATTCCTTAA